In Sphingobacteriaceae bacterium, the following proteins share a genomic window:
- a CDS encoding Maebl, producing MIDSNKKIAVLIDGDNAEANLIDQILNEASKFGRVTVKRIYADFTMPQMNSWKDKLNIHAIRPIQKFAYTKGKNSTDSAMIIDAMDIMHSKTVDGFCIVSSDSDYTGIAHRVREEGLFVMGIGKSHTPEAFVKACDNFTYTEILAPKHSKANRKAEEMQREEKRPDKKQSPKNIKQQKSTAEPKRSGLTNLVTKAPIDIDLVDSAFEMVYDDITGQALASQLGAALKKVDPTFDIRNYGHSSFRKFLEALKPNFDIVSRDDKNGQISVKRGHSG from the coding sequence ATGATAGATAGCAATAAAAAGATCGCCGTATTAATTGATGGCGATAATGCAGAAGCAAATCTTATAGACCAGATTTTAAATGAAGCATCTAAATTTGGTCGTGTAACCGTGAAGCGGATTTATGCTGATTTCACTATGCCACAAATGAATTCGTGGAAAGACAAATTGAATATTCATGCCATTCGCCCGATTCAAAAATTCGCCTACACCAAAGGGAAAAACTCTACCGACAGCGCTATGATCATTGATGCCATGGATATTATGCATTCAAAAACGGTGGATGGTTTTTGTATTGTATCCAGTGACAGTGACTACACCGGTATAGCGCATCGTGTTAGGGAAGAAGGTTTGTTTGTTATGGGCATCGGTAAATCGCATACGCCTGAGGCTTTTGTTAAAGCTTGTGATAATTTTACCTATACCGAAATTCTTGCGCCAAAACATTCTAAGGCGAATCGTAAAGCGGAAGAAATGCAGAGAGAGGAAAAGCGTCCAGATAAAAAACAAAGTCCAAAAAATATAAAGCAACAAAAATCAACTGCTGAACCAAAAAGATCGGGCTTGACAAATCTCGTTACAAAGGCGCCCATTGATATTGATTTGGTAGACAGTGCTTTTGAGATGGTTTATGATGATATTACCGGCCAGGCTTTAGCCAGTCAACTAGGCGCAGCGCTTAAAAAGGTAGATCCCACTTTTGATATCCGTAATTATGGTCATTCCTCGTTCCGTAAGTTTTTAGAAGCTCTGAAACCTAACTTTGACATTGTTTCCCGCGATGATAAAAACGGGCAGATCTCCGTGAAAAGAGGTCATTCTGGTTAA
- a CDS encoding chloride channel protein, producing MPMKFIFSLLFSGNRLIIWIQHKLSPKQFLIFSAILIGLTAGFGAVLLKLFVHFLLQHIAVISGNKQIYIAMFPIVGISLCVLYIHYLNGNKLGKGIANILHAIAKKSSILPKDQTYSHIITSALTVGFGGSSGLESPIVTTGASIGSNFGRIYKLSYKERTLLLACGAAAGIAGAFNTPIAGVLFALEVLVVEANITAFIPILISAASGALCSKIILQEEILLNFTLREPFDYKNVPFYLMLGLLCGFFSYYYARTFLATEKYFKRFENNKILKVAIGGTGLFFLIWLVPPLFGEGYNNIKLLANYDAVDVFKNSGLSFIRFTKPILYLSLIVVVLLKPVATAFTVGSGGNGGNFAPSLFMGAFVGFLFSSLITDLGIPLPVSNFTLVAMAGILSGVFHAPLTGIFIIAEVTGGYELIIPLMIVSALSYAVSIYFMPMSIDMQKLVEKEKIITTNMDSYLLSNIDLGQFVESDFSEVNDGATLRGLVDFIAVSKRNIFPVLDKNSGLKGLITVDDIREVMFKQELYDKITVRELMRRPSYIITEKDDIRSAMKLFDESHLWNIPVVIDGVYKGFISKSTILEKYREVLIKSSLD from the coding sequence ATGCCGATGAAATTTATCTTTTCGCTTCTCTTTAGTGGGAATAGACTCATTATTTGGATTCAGCACAAACTGAGTCCAAAACAATTCCTGATCTTCAGTGCCATTCTTATTGGTTTAACTGCGGGGTTTGGCGCTGTATTGCTAAAATTGTTCGTGCATTTTTTATTGCAGCACATTGCTGTAATTTCCGGGAACAAACAAATTTACATTGCGATGTTTCCCATTGTGGGTATAAGTTTATGTGTACTTTATATACATTACTTAAACGGCAATAAACTTGGAAAAGGCATTGCGAATATTTTACATGCCATTGCGAAAAAGTCGAGTATTCTTCCCAAAGATCAAACTTACAGTCATATCATTACCAGTGCGCTAACTGTTGGCTTTGGAGGATCATCCGGATTAGAGTCTCCTATTGTTACTACCGGTGCATCTATTGGTTCAAATTTTGGACGCATTTATAAACTAAGCTATAAAGAGCGCACACTGTTATTAGCCTGCGGCGCGGCGGCGGGAATTGCCGGGGCTTTTAATACGCCTATTGCCGGTGTTCTGTTTGCCCTGGAAGTTTTAGTGGTAGAAGCAAATATCACTGCCTTTATCCCTATTCTTATTTCTGCTGCTTCGGGAGCCTTGTGTTCGAAAATTATTTTGCAGGAAGAAATTCTTCTCAACTTTACACTGCGAGAGCCTTTCGATTATAAAAACGTGCCCTTTTATTTAATGCTCGGACTGCTTTGCGGCTTTTTTTCATACTACTACGCGCGTACTTTTTTAGCAACTGAAAAGTACTTTAAGCGCTTTGAAAATAACAAGATTCTTAAGGTGGCTATTGGAGGCACGGGACTTTTCTTTTTGATTTGGCTGGTGCCGCCATTATTTGGTGAAGGGTATAACAACATTAAACTTCTGGCTAACTATGATGCGGTAGATGTATTCAAAAATTCGGGACTTTCTTTTATTCGCTTTACGAAGCCCATTTTATATTTGTCTTTAATTGTAGTGGTACTCCTAAAGCCTGTAGCCACCGCTTTCACGGTAGGAAGCGGAGGCAACGGGGGCAATTTTGCGCCCTCTTTATTTATGGGGGCCTTTGTAGGCTTCCTATTCTCTTCTCTTATTACCGATCTTGGCATTCCTTTACCGGTAAGTAATTTTACCTTGGTGGCGATGGCGGGAATTTTGAGTGGGGTATTTCATGCGCCGCTTACCGGAATTTTTATTATTGCTGAAGTTACCGGTGGCTATGAGCTTATTATTCCTTTAATGATTGTATCGGCTTTAAGTTATGCGGTTTCCATTTATTTTATGCCCATGAGTATCGACATGCAGAAGCTGGTAGAGAAAGAAAAAATTATTACCACAAATATGGATTCCTACCTGTTAAGTAACATCGATCTCGGTCAATTTGTAGAGAGCGATTTTTCGGAGGTGAACGATGGAGCAACCCTACGTGGTCTGGTTGATTTTATAGCCGTTTCGAAGCGAAATATTTTTCCGGTGTTAGATAAAAATTCGGGCTTAAAAGGATTAATCACGGTAGATGATATTCGTGAAGTAATGTTTAAACAAGAGCTTTACGACAAGATAACCGTGAGGGAATTAATGCGCAGGCCTTCTTATATCATCACGGAGAAAGACGACATTCGCTCTGCTATGAAATTATTTGACGAGTCGCATCTCTGGAATATTCCTGTAGTAATTGACGGGGTTTATAAAGGATTTATTTCGAAAAGTACTATTCTTGAAAAATACCGTGAGGTTTTGATTAAAAGTTCTTTAGATTAA
- a CDS encoding sodium:proton antiporter: MKALQEYLYTLNQFFNAYLPLKNPVLILALTLLIILFSPLLFRRFRVPGIIGLILAGVFIGPHCFHIIESTNSFELLSKTGLLYIMFLAGLEIDMQEFSHNRSKSLVFGTFTFLIPIVIGYFVCVYIFHFPIWSSVLLASMFSTHTLLSYPIVSNMGIVKNRAVQVTFGGTIITDSAVLILLGIITNVVTGEINGAFWFRIAVSLSLLVFSTLYLLPRISRWFFRNIEAQASSHYIYVLAVVFISGFLSELAGVEPIIGAFLAGLGLNKVIPHTGILMNRVIFIGNTLFIPFFLISAGMLVDLRLFFKGTNALVFAGILSAVGVLTKYLAAWLTAVIYKYTRYERNIIFGLSVSHAAATLAIIKVGFDIGLFDQNVINGTIILILVSCLVSSFVTERAARKIAILEKEVVKKGSDRIERILIPVSNPDNIQRLIDLALLIKDQKSIEPIYPLSIVEDDADADEKINLVRKVIEGVAEQIASGDKKVEVLKKVDLSIVDGIVRTSKAYNISDILISYKAQQGSGGIFGNVASSLLAKSKQAILISKILQPLNTFQRIVVVLSPNAELENGFSRSVNKINALLKQLGSNATVYGTVSTLDAFATVISDRKKAFYKYINLEAFDDVQELNAVKEDDLFVFLSARKQTLSYDYHVDEMSKKLHKTNEFTSFIVFYPDISKALQEGRLSDITSTSIDQRYVQVKQFTGKITGIFKKDEEEGQG, from the coding sequence ATGAAAGCATTACAGGAGTATTTATACACACTCAATCAATTTTTCAACGCTTATCTCCCCTTAAAGAATCCGGTGCTTATTCTGGCACTTACGCTTCTCATAATTCTTTTCTCGCCCTTATTATTCAGGCGTTTTCGTGTGCCAGGCATCATTGGTTTAATTCTTGCCGGTGTTTTTATTGGTCCGCATTGTTTTCACATTATAGAATCCACCAACAGTTTCGAACTGCTTTCAAAAACAGGCTTGTTATACATTATGTTTTTGGCGGGGCTGGAAATTGACATGCAGGAATTTAGTCACAACCGCTCTAAAAGCCTGGTCTTTGGAACTTTTACATTTTTAATTCCAATAGTGATAGGCTATTTTGTTTGTGTCTATATTTTCCACTTTCCCATCTGGTCATCGGTTTTATTAGCGAGCATGTTTAGCACTCATACTTTGTTAAGTTATCCTATTGTAAGTAATATGGGTATTGTAAAGAACCGTGCAGTACAGGTAACATTTGGAGGTACTATCATAACCGATTCTGCAGTACTTATTTTACTGGGAATTATTACGAATGTTGTAACCGGAGAAATAAATGGGGCCTTCTGGTTTAGAATTGCCGTGTCTTTGAGTCTCCTTGTCTTTTCAACCTTATATCTTTTGCCCCGTATCAGTCGCTGGTTTTTCAGGAATATTGAAGCCCAGGCTAGTTCACATTATATTTATGTATTAGCGGTTGTGTTTATTTCTGGATTTTTAAGTGAGTTGGCAGGAGTAGAACCCATCATCGGCGCTTTTCTTGCCGGGTTAGGATTAAACAAAGTAATTCCGCACACCGGCATCTTAATGAACCGGGTAATTTTTATTGGAAATACTTTATTTATTCCTTTCTTTTTAATTAGTGCGGGAATGCTGGTAGATCTGCGCCTGTTTTTTAAAGGAACAAACGCTTTAGTGTTTGCAGGAATTTTATCTGCGGTGGGCGTTCTTACCAAATACCTTGCAGCCTGGTTAACCGCTGTGATTTATAAATATACCAGGTACGAACGCAATATTATTTTTGGATTAAGTGTATCGCATGCCGCTGCAACACTCGCTATTATTAAGGTTGGTTTTGATATAGGACTGTTTGATCAAAACGTTATCAATGGAACCATTATTTTAATTTTGGTTTCCTGCCTTGTCAGCTCTTTCGTTACAGAACGTGCCGCCCGTAAAATTGCTATTCTTGAAAAAGAGGTGGTAAAAAAAGGGAGCGATAGAATTGAAAGGATACTTATTCCGGTAAGTAATCCTGACAATATTCAACGTCTAATAGATCTTGCACTTCTTATTAAGGATCAGAAATCCATTGAGCCTATTTATCCTTTGTCGATTGTGGAAGACGATGCTGATGCTGATGAAAAAATAAATCTGGTGCGTAAAGTCATCGAAGGCGTTGCTGAACAAATAGCGAGTGGCGATAAAAAAGTAGAGGTCCTGAAAAAGGTTGATTTAAGTATAGTTGACGGAATCGTCAGAACATCCAAAGCCTACAATATTTCTGATATTCTTATCAGTTATAAAGCGCAGCAGGGCTCCGGAGGTATCTTCGGAAATGTAGCGTCTAGTCTTTTGGCAAAATCAAAACAGGCCATTTTAATCTCCAAGATTTTGCAGCCTCTTAATACTTTTCAAAGAATAGTGGTAGTCTTATCTCCCAATGCAGAGTTGGAAAATGGGTTCTCTCGTTCTGTAAATAAAATCAATGCGCTTTTAAAACAATTGGGAAGCAATGCTACTGTTTATGGAACGGTGAGCACGCTGGATGCGTTTGCAACAGTGATATCGGATCGTAAAAAGGCCTTCTACAAGTACATTAACCTGGAGGCTTTTGACGACGTTCAGGAGTTAAATGCAGTGAAGGAAGATGATTTGTTTGTGTTTTTGAGTGCACGTAAACAAACCCTGAGTTATGATTACCATGTAGATGAAATGTCGAAAAAATTACATAAAACGAATGAGTTTACCAGCTTTATTGTGTTTTATCCCGACATCTCAAAAGCCTTGCAGGAAGGTCGCTTAAGCGATATTACTTCTACTTCCATCGATCAGCGTTACGTGCAGGTGAAACAATTTACAGGTAAAATTACCGGGATCTTTAAAAAAGATGAAGAAGAGGGTCAGGGCTAA
- the tsaD gene encoding tRNA (adenosine(37)-N6)-threonylcarbamoyltransferase complex transferase subunit TsaD translates to MQNVNTYILAIESSCDDTSCAVLRNEAVLANITANQKIHEQYGGVVPELASRDHQKNIVPVVDAALKKAGIGLHELQAIAITRGPGLMGSLLVGLSFAKSLSLALNIPLIEVNHMQGHILAHFIREESQEPLLKGGMIDSVHHTATKPETEDKEQEMVPQFPFLCLTVSGGHTQLVKITNHLSFEVIGETIDDAVGEAFDKAAKILGLPYPGGPMIDNLAKEGDATKFVFAHTKVPGHDYSFSGIKTSFLYFIQNNLQKNPDFIKENLQDICASYQHHLITVLLKNVRTVLKETGIKELAIAGGVSANSGLRREVKKLEAELGITAFIPKFEYCTDNAAMIGITAYYKFLRQDFSDLAITPLARMSL, encoded by the coding sequence ATGCAAAATGTGAACACCTATATATTAGCAATTGAGAGTAGCTGCGACGACACCTCCTGCGCTGTATTGCGCAATGAAGCTGTATTGGCGAATATTACCGCAAATCAAAAAATACACGAGCAATACGGTGGAGTTGTGCCTGAACTTGCCAGCCGCGATCACCAGAAAAATATTGTGCCAGTGGTGGACGCTGCACTTAAAAAAGCTGGAATTGGTTTACACGAGCTACAGGCGATCGCAATAACGCGGGGGCCAGGTTTAATGGGCAGTTTGCTGGTTGGATTGTCGTTCGCGAAGTCTTTGTCGCTTGCTTTAAATATTCCACTGATTGAAGTAAATCATATGCAGGGCCATATTCTTGCGCACTTCATAAGGGAAGAGAGTCAGGAGCCTTTACTAAAGGGAGGTATGATAGATTCGGTTCATCACACTGCCACTAAACCCGAAACAGAAGATAAAGAACAAGAAATGGTTCCCCAATTTCCTTTTCTCTGTCTAACGGTTAGCGGGGGACATACACAGTTAGTGAAAATTACGAATCATTTAAGTTTTGAGGTGATCGGGGAAACCATTGACGATGCCGTTGGTGAAGCCTTTGATAAAGCTGCAAAAATTTTAGGATTGCCTTACCCGGGTGGACCGATGATTGATAATTTGGCAAAAGAAGGAGATGCAACAAAATTTGTTTTTGCCCACACAAAAGTCCCGGGACATGACTACAGTTTTAGCGGAATTAAAACATCGTTTTTATATTTCATTCAAAATAATTTGCAGAAGAATCCTGATTTTATAAAAGAAAATCTCCAGGATATCTGCGCTTCTTATCAACACCACCTCATTACGGTATTACTTAAAAATGTTAGAACTGTTTTAAAAGAAACAGGAATCAAAGAGTTAGCAATCGCTGGTGGAGTGAGTGCAAATTCAGGCTTGCGGCGCGAAGTAAAAAAACTGGAAGCGGAATTAGGAATTACTGCGTTTATTCCAAAATTTGAATATTGTACCGACAATGCGGCTATGATTGGTATAACGGCTTACTATAAATTTTTAAGACAGGATTTTTCTGATCTTGCAATTACTCCTTTAGCGAGGATGTCTCTTTGA
- a CDS encoding chromosome segregation protein SMC, which yields MEIKELKIQNYKSIKDISIKNPNPFTVFVGPNAAGKSNIFEALEFYTTISQNVGNNVTRLFGDINHYNHEKSGGPWENVFQSKFERFESEISLSVQDNGVISSGSKSFFSTQLNKQIFIEKKLYIYWEDSNYIQFFNAFSRIFVANTKIEKFAFEDDKRLSLSCGNLEQVLKRILFNKIKNEEIVEWLELLIPGFKNIEIKTEELSGSTNLLIYEKGIQKPLTKKIISDGTYNIIAILTALYKSDEPQFLCIEEPENGLNPKVVRELVNIFRQQCKEKGHFIWLNTHSQTIVSELTNDEIILVDKIDGETKIKQIQGMDLHGLRMDEALLTNAIGGGIPW from the coding sequence ATGGAAATCAAGGAGCTTAAAATACAGAACTATAAATCGATTAAGGATATTAGCATCAAAAATCCCAACCCATTTACGGTATTTGTAGGTCCTAATGCTGCGGGAAAGTCTAATATATTTGAGGCGTTGGAATTTTATACTACTATTTCACAAAACGTTGGAAATAACGTCACAAGATTATTTGGAGATATTAATCATTACAATCATGAAAAATCTGGCGGGCCTTGGGAAAATGTTTTTCAATCGAAGTTTGAGCGATTTGAAAGCGAGATAAGTCTGTCTGTTCAAGACAATGGAGTTATAAGTTCCGGATCTAAAAGTTTTTTTAGTACTCAATTAAATAAGCAAATATTTATTGAGAAAAAATTATATATCTATTGGGAAGATAGTAATTATATCCAATTTTTTAATGCCTTTTCAAGGATTTTTGTAGCCAATACGAAAATTGAAAAATTTGCTTTTGAAGATGATAAGAGGCTTTCATTATCATGTGGTAACTTAGAACAAGTTTTAAAAAGGATATTATTTAATAAAATTAAAAACGAAGAAATTGTTGAGTGGCTGGAACTTTTAATCCCTGGATTTAAAAACATTGAAATAAAAACAGAGGAGTTAAGCGGTTCCACAAATTTGTTGATCTACGAAAAAGGAATTCAAAAGCCTCTTACCAAAAAAATTATTTCCGATGGAACTTACAATATCATCGCTATTCTTACAGCGCTCTACAAATCAGACGAGCCACAGTTTTTGTGTATAGAAGAGCCTGAAAATGGTTTAAATCCAAAGGTGGTTCGTGAACTCGTTAATATTTTTCGCCAGCAGTGCAAGGAGAAAGGTCATTTTATCTGGTTAAATACGCACTCGCAAACAATAGTCTCTGAATTAACCAATGATGAAATAATTCTGGTAGATAAAATAGACGGCGAAACAAAAATCAAACAAATTCAGGGAATGGATTTGCATGGTTTGCGTATGGATGAAGCACTTCTAACAAATGCTATCGGAGGAGGAATTCCATGGTAA
- the ftcD gene encoding glutamate formimidoyltransferase, which translates to MEQLIECVPNFSEGVDMNVIKQITDVVETVEGVKLLNVDPGKATNRTVVTFVGNPKAVIEAAFLAIKKAGELIDMSRHKGEHPRMGATDVCPLIPISNISMEETASYAVQLAKRVGEELQIPAYLYEEAQKDKSRSNLSVIRNGEYEGFFKKIKLPEWKPDFGPAEYDAKRGATVIGARDFLVAYNVNLNTTSTRRANSIAFDVREAGRVMREGDPITGKIINDANGKPKFIPGSLKSVKAIGWYIEEYGVAQISMNLTNITVTPVHIAFDEVCKKANERGIRVTGSELVGLVPLKAMLDAGKYFLQKQKRSTGVSEKELIKIAVKSMGLDELAPFKPEERIIEYLLKDAADSRLVSMDLVAFADETASESPAPGGGSISAYVGSLGISLATMVANLSSHKKGWDDRWEEFSQWADKGQALKDQLIKMVDADTTAFNKIMTAFGLPKSTDEEKLARTRAIQQATRFAIEVPYKVMELSYESMEVIQAMAEHGNPNSVTDAGVGALCARTAVMGAFMNVRINASGYDDKSFVNDILKTGKALEEAAMAKEAEILKIVNTKIGL; encoded by the coding sequence ATGGAACAATTAATTGAATGTGTACCAAACTTCAGCGAAGGCGTTGACATGAATGTCATTAAGCAGATAACAGATGTTGTTGAAACAGTTGAAGGCGTAAAATTATTAAATGTTGATCCGGGTAAAGCCACGAATAGAACAGTGGTGACTTTTGTTGGAAATCCAAAGGCGGTAATTGAAGCTGCATTTCTAGCTATTAAAAAAGCGGGTGAACTCATCGATATGAGTCGCCACAAAGGCGAACATCCGCGGATGGGTGCTACTGACGTTTGTCCCCTAATTCCAATCAGTAACATCTCAATGGAAGAAACTGCTTCTTACGCCGTGCAGCTGGCAAAAAGAGTGGGAGAGGAATTACAAATTCCAGCCTATTTATATGAAGAAGCTCAAAAAGATAAAAGCCGGAGCAATCTTTCTGTTATCAGGAACGGGGAGTATGAAGGGTTTTTTAAAAAGATAAAATTGCCGGAATGGAAACCGGATTTTGGTCCTGCCGAGTATGATGCAAAACGCGGCGCTACCGTTATTGGTGCGCGCGATTTTTTAGTGGCCTACAACGTTAATCTAAATACAACGTCTACACGTCGTGCAAATTCCATTGCATTTGATGTGCGTGAAGCGGGACGTGTTATGCGCGAGGGAGATCCAATTACCGGGAAAATCATAAATGACGCAAATGGTAAACCGAAATTTATACCGGGCAGTTTAAAATCTGTAAAAGCGATTGGCTGGTACATTGAAGAATATGGGGTTGCCCAGATCTCGATGAATCTTACAAACATTACTGTTACTCCTGTTCATATTGCTTTTGATGAAGTTTGTAAAAAGGCAAACGAAAGAGGTATTCGTGTAACTGGTTCCGAATTGGTAGGTCTTGTACCTTTAAAAGCTATGCTGGATGCCGGTAAATATTTCCTTCAAAAACAAAAACGGTCTACCGGCGTAAGTGAAAAAGAATTGATTAAGATTGCTGTAAAATCCATGGGCCTGGATGAACTCGCTCCTTTTAAACCCGAAGAAAGAATTATCGAATATCTTTTAAAGGATGCTGCTGATTCCAGGTTAGTCAGTATGGATCTTGTAGCTTTTGCAGATGAAACAGCGAGTGAGAGCCCTGCGCCGGGCGGAGGTTCTATTTCAGCCTATGTAGGAAGTTTGGGTATTTCGTTAGCGACCATGGTGGCCAATTTAAGTTCACATAAAAAAGGTTGGGACGACCGTTGGGAAGAATTCTCTCAGTGGGCTGACAAAGGACAGGCACTAAAAGACCAGTTAATTAAAATGGTAGATGCCGATACAACAGCATTCAATAAAATTATGACGGCCTTTGGTTTACCAAAGTCTACAGACGAAGAAAAATTAGCACGAACAAGAGCTATACAACAAGCAACGCGCTTTGCCATTGAAGTTCCTTATAAGGTAATGGAGTTAAGTTATGAAAGTATGGAAGTGATACAGGCAATGGCAGAACATGGTAATCCTAATTCGGTTACGGATGCTGGAGTTGGTGCGCTTTGCGCCCGTACCGCTGTGATGGGCGCTTTTATGAATGTAAGAATTAACGCTTCAGGATACGACGATAAGAGTTTCGTGAATGACATTTTAAAAACCGGGAAAGCTCTTGAGGAGGCTGCTATGGCTAAGGAAGCAGAGATCCTTAAAATTGTGAATACGAAGATTGGTTTGTAA
- a CDS encoding YicC family protein: MIKSMTGFGKATAELGDKTITVEIRSLNSKSADISLRLSSGLRNYELELRNELSKQLERGKIDLSIFIESGQAETPVEINLELAKAYHAQLKKLAATLNEPMEDSIKHILKFPDIMKGERKEMDENEWKLIKNCLNEAIKQLNEFRDTEGRSLQQDFEDRLNKIGAHLEEIKKLDLHRITTIKDRIRNNMADVIGKEKIDENRFEQELIYYIEKLDINEEKVRLKTHLDYFIDTCKENSPGRKLNFISQEIGREINTIGSKANDANMQKFVVLMKDELEKIKEQANNVL, encoded by the coding sequence ATGATTAAATCGATGACCGGCTTTGGGAAAGCCACAGCTGAATTGGGAGACAAAACCATTACAGTAGAAATTCGTTCACTCAACAGTAAAAGCGCTGATATCAGTCTTCGTCTGTCCTCAGGTTTGCGTAATTACGAACTTGAATTGCGCAACGAGCTTTCGAAGCAGTTGGAACGCGGTAAAATTGACCTCAGTATTTTTATTGAATCGGGCCAGGCCGAAACACCCGTTGAAATAAATCTTGAGCTTGCAAAAGCTTATCATGCGCAACTAAAAAAGTTGGCGGCTACCTTAAACGAACCCATGGAGGATTCTATCAAACACATTCTGAAGTTCCCGGATATTATGAAGGGTGAACGTAAGGAAATGGATGAGAATGAATGGAAACTTATTAAGAACTGTTTAAATGAAGCCATCAAGCAACTAAATGAATTCAGAGATACTGAAGGAAGATCTTTACAACAAGATTTCGAAGACCGCTTAAATAAAATCGGAGCTCATCTGGAAGAAATTAAAAAACTGGATCTTCACCGCATTACTACTATTAAAGATAGAATCCGTAATAACATGGCGGATGTAATTGGAAAAGAAAAAATTGATGAGAACCGTTTTGAACAGGAGTTGATTTATTACATCGAGAAGCTGGATATCAATGAAGAGAAAGTACGTCTAAAAACACATCTCGATTATTTTATAGATACCTGCAAAGAAAACTCTCCTGGAAGAAAATTAAATTTTATCAGCCAGGAAATAGGCCGCGAGATCAACACCATTGGCTCTAAAGCCAACGATGCCAACATGCAGAAATTTGTAGTGTTGATGAAAGATGAGCTCGAAAAAATAAAAGAGCAGGCCAATAACGTGCTTTGA
- a CDS encoding EamA family transporter, with amino-acid sequence MFIRNNLVKRYICTVLSKALQGHIALFIAQIIYALNYSIAKGLMPGYISPIALVFLRITGACLLFWIFSLFVKTQKVEKQDLKRMALLALFGVVINQIFFIYGLSKTTPINSSIIMISNPIMVFIFTLFILKERITVLKVTGLTCAVVGAIMILSLRGNFEVGSDTIVGDLMTLINSASWAIFIVMVKTIMQKYNTATAMRWMFLFGSLYILPIGFVETLHTDWSAFTGHATFALFFVVVMTTFVAYFLNVYGLQELSPNTVSAYIYLQPFLASVFAILMGGDNLTPIKLLSGILIILGLFLVNKKTKKIPHD; translated from the coding sequence TTGTTTATCCGCAATAACCTTGTAAAACGCTATATTTGCACCGTTTTGTCAAAAGCCCTCCAAGGACATATTGCCCTTTTTATAGCTCAGATAATTTATGCTTTAAATTATTCTATTGCCAAAGGTTTAATGCCTGGGTATATCTCCCCCATTGCGCTTGTATTTTTGCGTATAACAGGTGCTTGTCTTTTATTCTGGATCTTTTCCCTTTTTGTAAAAACACAAAAGGTAGAAAAACAGGATTTGAAACGTATGGCTTTGCTGGCCCTGTTCGGCGTGGTCATCAACCAGATTTTTTTTATTTATGGTTTGAGTAAAACAACGCCCATTAATTCTTCTATTATCATGATCTCGAATCCGATCATGGTTTTCATTTTCACTTTATTTATTTTAAAAGAACGCATTACTGTTTTAAAAGTAACAGGACTAACGTGCGCTGTGGTGGGAGCCATCATGATTCTAAGTCTGCGGGGGAATTTTGAAGTAGGCAGTGATACCATCGTTGGAGATTTAATGACTCTTATCAATTCCGCTTCCTGGGCGATTTTTATAGTTATGGTAAAAACTATCATGCAAAAATACAATACAGCTACTGCCATGCGGTGGATGTTTTTGTTTGGTAGTCTCTATATTCTGCCAATAGGTTTTGTAGAAACCCTTCACACCGATTGGTCGGCCTTTACAGGTCATGCTACCTTTGCACTTTTTTTCGTGGTGGTTATGACTACCTTCGTGGCTTACTTTTTAAATGTTTATGGATTGCAGGAATTAAGTCCAAACACGGTTAGCGCTTATATCTACCTGCAGCCTTTTTTAGCCTCTGTATTTGCCATTCTAATGGGGGGAGATAATTTAACGCCAATTAAGTTATTGTCGGGGATTTTGATAATTTTAGGCTTATTCCTGGTGAATAAAAAAACAAAAAAAATACCACATGATTAA